In one Solanum dulcamara chromosome 1, daSolDulc1.2, whole genome shotgun sequence genomic region, the following are encoded:
- the LOC129889020 gene encoding protein BIG GRAIN 1-like A yields MLCSFPLFAKPYYNRPIFHSIDQAGQQKKSTNINSSIGTSSYGLNNRSKPIRTCISTNQEKFDHKHQYPKDLNFYDSSLAKEKPKYDEDSFNKAKSRALKIYRELKKVKQPISPGGRLSSFLNSLFTNGKKAKIPSNDDEERKLKSANNASTCSSFSRSCLSNNIINNTPCGHKNLDMDQQNVEAIKGININYVNEDHQLKFHKNIEVEDEDDGEGASCASSDLFELDIFSSIGLMGFPVYETTNLGTN; encoded by the exons ATGCTGTGCTCTTTCCCTCTTTTTGCCAAACCCTATTATAATAGGCCTATTTTCCACTCCATTGACCAAGCTGGCCAACAGAAAAAATCAACAAACATTAATTCAAGTATTGGCACTTCTAGCTATGGTCTTAATAATAGGTCAAAACCAATTAGAACTTGCATTTCAACTAACCAAGAAAAGTTTGATCACAAGCACCAATATCCCAAAGACCTCAACTTTTATG ATTCTTCTCTAGCAAAGGAAAAACCTAAATATGATGAAGATAGTTTTAACAAGGCAAAGTCAAGAGCTTTGAAGATTTATAGAGAATTAAAGAAAGTTAAGCAGCCCATTTCTCCTGGAGGTAGACTATCAAGTTTCTTGAACTCACTTTTCACAAATGGGAAAAAAGCTAAGATTCCCTCAAATGATGATGAGGAGAGGAAATTAAAATCAGCAAATAATGCATCAACTTGTTCTTCATTTTCTAGATCATGTTTAAgcaataatattattaataatactCCATGTGGACACAAGAATTTGGATATGGACCAACAAAATGTGGAGGCTATAAAAGgaattaatataaattatgTTAATGAAGATCACCAGCTAAAATTCCACAAGAATATTGAagttgaagatgaagatgatggtGAAGGTGCAAGTTGTGCAAGTTCTGATCTGTTTGAGCTTGATATTTTTTCCTCCATTGGATTAATGGGATTTCCTGTATATGAAACAACAAATCTTGGTACTAACTAG